CGGTCTTGTTGCTCAAAAACATTCCGTCAGCAATTTCCTTGTTGGTCTTGCCGCGCGCCAGTTGCTGCAACACCATCATTTCCCGCCCGGACAGGCGATCGACCATGTCCGCCTCACTCGCATTGCCCAGACTGGTGCGCACGGTGTGCAACGCCTGATTGGGGAAATAGCTGTATCCGGACAACACTGCCTTGATTGCACTCAGCAGTTCGGTCAAATCCTGTTGCTTGCATACATAACCCGCTGCGCCCGACTGCATGCAACGCATTGAAAAATGCCCGGGAGCTTGGGAAGTCAATACAAGAACTTTAACTGGC
This genomic interval from Pseudomonas koreensis contains the following:
- a CDS encoding response regulator transcription factor, coding for MNKVLIVDDHPVIRLAVRMLMERHGYEVIAETDNGVDALQIAREQLPDLVILDIGIPKLDGLEVIARLTSTAMPVKVLVLTSQAPGHFSMRCMQSGAAGYVCKQQDLTELLSAIKAVLSGYSYFPNQALHTVRTSLGNASEADMVDRLSGREMMVLQQLARGKTNKEIADGMFLSNKTVSTYKTRLLLKLNARSLVDLIELAQRNGLV